The following are from one region of the Trichoplusia ni isolate ovarian cell line Hi5 chromosome 1, tn1, whole genome shotgun sequence genome:
- the LOC113493356 gene encoding phosphatidylinositol 4-kinase alpha isoform X3: MDENEFFRQTVQHLARCLSSINPTPWEKVNTLFMLCPQASSSLVITPRSQEASIALGLYFLQSNLQHQDKLLPYFLKVLKCLSTAKFEEPLCRIKNGDRIPMSEKFSFCLNTLLSDVATKQPSLREEIITAQIELMSSLTKIIMTCHENKDYASIITKLQLCKSTIPVLVGLARSMGRYATVDPPLLCRLFPQPPSPVKTKEPEPNFEYSTLDKKRKFNQFRPIIPRSLSGNLNPNNENIFESGTDLDGTGTLKRGSLHSYNSVPYDPTTYFFHKFGSSFNQFPYMRFSESPEKRINVQFYVTYLQSILSLAKKMLTKDLLAFLDEEAEDIYASGQIQVFPYKSFSETLNLVMVTLLRELLQHQKDLPGPFTKDVQEFVKCLFLSGQTELQSRHHDASEREDRESNFATVNKFKVNVMANSACVDLLVWAIGDETVDEDYHVPALINALTILIGADSLCGRLTEKINSNHNHKLILAHMPLLMVCLEGLGKLATKFPTIANTSIYCLRDFLVTPSPILFKLHKLELEKTGKEHMKVTLQGKELQGLTESGVPVKSTPFEKLRDAAIENLCVALEAALTVDPYCVPALVGSVSNRLFTAETSDSESSLISTNIVIMLGHVAVALKDTPKTTDTILQFFQQSLYTRLCRAPSSLDTLIVDQLGCMALASPEGPAHDEIMRMFTVITVEAASAAYHHTDDRKQYRHVSGAVLNALANIAANVRGTTARLELLTRLLELFVQLGLGGERATDRSPAPVLKASGSAGNLGVLIPVIAVLVKRLPPIKNPKPRLHKLFKDFWLYCVVMGFTAAESGLWPQEWYAGVKEIAVKSPFLVSQTSLRSEMRELQYTSAVRNDSVSINELQELKTQISNLLDHPPEVTVVVNKLTFAPCMYLLSVYWLETLRVSNSPEPSLQPIIEYLSDSALQKDKTGMWQCVASVGDKVFQKFLDVMSDKVKDESRERELEGHAQFLLVNFNHIHKQIRRVADKWLAGLVDRFPHLLWNCRVLWSMLDILQVLSFSLELDANQETPLLKVPGTDFTLQLQDTLEGRECIVKDFADRCHGIVQEAMKWAPQSTRSHLQEYLNQVPNSTLWHHCGLALATGALLGAAGLNRMSAPLPRAALEKRPPCVTQDSAALLAVVSQRSRYAGEISGAVNAEGGGEAAVWRVGARLHAALRDACVSGSETSHRAALWRATALLVHARHHSPHAAHSHTAPTARGLLHSVAWSQVEIFTEDAVTTAVECWQWLTTSRPDLEIRLTQEIFSAWQCTVDRKMGLFSRENDEISPLAAHEGAKLEPRPPFVAPHAVWVRYLCEVAETAKYNSLEKVEMLASLLHRSLPITVGDVRDHINRHVEAVGVRFRLLSCGLSLLQGDILPRSIARNILRERVYSACLDYFCRGLQCPAKGSSALREDIISLTKFWQLMHSDKKYLKSSDIGGEFELMGPSSQQSVYTSNSPTDNRSSVNSSDIGSRQTTGWINTVPMSTTNLSSGAGSITGKRSNRSVKPATKTQDTFVKDYVRKRNLILELMAVEIEFLVTWHNPHSRPEQAVPGEDNIATWRSKPNTDRSWRDQAKLAWDISPTLAVFLPERLKNEGIVMEIRRKVQAQPTAVCHIPQALKYLVTTETLLNDAHELVHMITWARVTPVEALSYFSRQYPPHPLSAQAAVSTLTSYPSSAVLLYIPQLVQALRHDTMGYVAELIKSLAKKSQVVAHQLIWNMHTNMYTDEEMHNRDPALYDILEGLTKNIVDGLSGPAKAFYEREFDFFSQITNISGIIRPFPKGAERKRACLDALKNVKVQPGCYLPSNPDSMVLDIDYKSGTPMQSAAKAPYLARFRVRKYGIDEMESVAMAISAGEEPPTCLQIYFNKKRRSTDFEEGKDRFTGIASEVWQAAIFKVGDDVRQDMLALQVISLFKNIFQQVGLDLYLFPYKVVATAPGCGVIECVPNAKSRDQLGRQTDIGMYEYFIKKYGDETSREFQAARRCFVTSMAAYSVIGFLLQIKDRHNGNIMLDTDGHIVHIDFGFMFESSPGGNLGFEPDIKLTDEMVMVMGGKMEAPPFRWFCELCVQAFLAVRPYQEAIISMVSLMLDTGLPCFRGQTIRLLRSRFAPNSTEQEAAAYMLSVIRNSFLNFRTRTYDMIQYYQNQIPY; this comes from the exons ATGGACGAAAACGAGTTCTTCAGACAGACTGTGCAACATCTTGCGCGATGTTTATCCAGTATAAACCCTACGCCATGGGAGAAG GTGAACACGCTATTCATGTTATGTCCGCAAGCCAGCTCATCACTGGTCATAACTCCTCGCAGTCAGGAGGCATCCATAGCTCTCGGTCTGTACTTCCTCCAAAGCAACTTGCAGCACCAGGACAAACTCCTGCCATACTTCTTAAAAGTCCTCAAATGTTTGTCTACCGCAAAGTTTGAGGAGCCACTGTGCAGAATAAAAAATGGGGACC GTATACCAATGTCCGAGAAATTCAGTTTTTGCCTCAACACTCTCCTCTCCGATGTTGCTACAAAGCAACCGTCACTCCGAGAGGAAATCATCACTGCTCAAATCGAGCTCATGTCCAGCCTTACGAAGATCATAATGACATGTCATGAGAACAAAGATTACGCAAGCATAATAACAAAGTTACAGCTCTGTAAAAGCACTATACCAGTTCTGGTAGGGTTGGCAAGGTCCATGGGCCGGTATGCGACAGTCGACCCGCCTCTCCTCTGCCGCCTCTTCCCCCAACCCCCAAGTCCAGTCAAAACTAAGGAACCAGAACCAAACTTTGAGTATTCCACTCTGGATAAGAAGAGGAAGTTCAACCAGTTTCGACCGATCATCCCCAGATCGTTGTCGGGAAATTTGAATCCGAATAACGAGAATATTTTCGAAAGTGGGACGGACCTTGATGGCACCGGTACTCTGAAGAGGGGGTCCCTCCATAGTTACAATTCTGTTCCGTACGACCCTACAACATATTTCTTCCATAAGTTTGGATCCAGTTTCAACCAGTTTCCGTACATGAGGTTCTCAGAGTCTCCTGAAAAGAGGATTAATGTGCAGTTTTATGTGACGTATCTCCAGTCTATATTGTCGCTGGCTAAAAAGATGCTGACCAAAGATTTGCTGGCGTTTTTGGACGAGGAGGCGGAGGATATTTATGCTTCGGGTCAAATTCAA GTGTTCCCATACAAATCATTTTCGGAGACATTGAACCTGGTTATGGTGACGCTTCTGAGAGAACTACTTCAGCATCAGAAGGATTTGCCAGGACCCTTCACCAAAGATGTTCAG gaaTTCGTGAAATGTCTGTTCCTAAGTGGTCAGACGGAACTCCAAAGCCGTCATCACGATGCTTCAGAGAGAGAAGACCGCGAGAGCAACTTCGCAACTGTGAACAAATTCAAAGTTAATGTAATGGCGAATTCGGCCTGCGTCGACCTACTTGTGTGGGCTATTGGTGACGAAACAG TTGACGAAGACTATCACGTGCCAGCTCTTATAAACGCTCTAACAATATTAATAG GTGCTGACTCATTGTGTGGACGTTTGACGGAGAAGATAAACTCGAATCATAATCACAAGTTGATACTGGCCCATATGCCTTTGTTGATGGTCTGTCTTGAA GGCTTAGGTAAATTAGCAACGAAGTTCCCGACTATAGCGAACACTTCTATCTACTGTCTTCGAGACTTTCTGGTGACTCCATCACCAATACTCTTCAAGCTTCACAAGTTGGAGCTCGAGAAGACTGGCAAAGAACACATGAAGGTCACAT TGCAAGGCAAAGAACTACAGGGTCTCACGGAAAGCGGTGTTCCAGTTAAATCTACGCCATTCGAGAAGCTTCGGGACGCCGCGATAGAGAACCTGTGCGTGGCGCTGGAGGCCGCGCTCACTGTCGACCCCTACTGCGTGCCCGCGCTAGTGGGCAGCGTCAGCAACAGGCTGTTCACTGCTGAGACCAGCGATAG TGAATCTTCCCTCATCAGTACAAACATAGTGATCATGTTGGGTCACGTGGCCGTAGCTCTCAAAGACACGCCGAAGACTACTGACACCATACTACAGTTCTTCCAACAAAG TCTGTACACCAGGCTGTGCCGGGCTCCATCATCGCTGGACACTCTCATAGTGGATCAGCTCGGTTGTATGGCGCTGGCCAGTCCTGAGGGACCTGCGCATGATGAGATCATGCGGATGTTCACGGTCATCACGGTGGAGGCTGCCAGTGCCGCGTATCATCACACTGATGATAGGAAGCAGTATAG GCACGTATCTGGCGCCGTATTGAATGCGCTCGCGAACATAGCGGCGAACGTACGCGGTACCACAGCTAGACTCGAACTGCTGACTCGTCTGTTAGAGTTGTTCGTACAACTGGGCTTGGGAGGAGAGAGGGCGACAGACCGGTCACCAGCCCCCGTGCTCAAGGCGTCCGGCAGTGCGGGCAATCTTGGTGTACTTATACCTGTTATTGCG GTTCTCGTAAAACGCCTACCGCCTATCAAGAACCCAAAGCCGCGACTCCACAAGTTGTTCAAAGACTTCTGGCTGTACTGCGTCGTCATGGGTTTCACCGCGGCTGAATCAG GCTTATGGCCGCAAGAATGGTACGCTGGTGTAAAAGAGATAGCAGTAAAATCTCCTTTCCTTGTCTCGCAAACGTCGTTACGATCAGAAATGCGCGAGCTTCAATACACGTCCGCTGTCCGCAACGACTCTGTATCAATTAACGAGTTGCAAGAGTTAAAAACTCAGATTTCGAATTTGTTGGATCACCCGCCCGAAGTGACGGTAGTCGTCAATAAGCTGACGTTCGCGCCGTGCATGTATCTGCTGAGCGTTTATTGGCTGGAGACGTTGAG AGTATCGAACTCTCCGGAGCCAAGTTTACAACCGATAATAGAGTATTTAAGCGATTCAGCGCTACAGAAGGACAAGACCGGTATGTGGCAATGTGTGGCAAG CGTCGGTGACAAAGTATTCCAGAAGTTTCTAGACGTTATGTCAGACAAGGTCAAGGACGAATCTCGCGAGAGGGAGCTGGAGGGTCACGCGCAGTTCTTGCTCGTGAACTTCAATCATATACACAAGCAGATCAGGCGGGTCGCTGACAAGTGGCTCGCAGGGCTGGTCGACAGGTTCCCGCATCTGCTGTGGAACTGTAGG GTACTATGGTCCATGTTGGATATACTCCAAGTATTAAGCTTCAGTTTAGAACTAGATGCTAATCAAGAAACGCCATTACTAAAAGTACCGGGAACCGACTTCACTTTACAATTACAAGACACATTAGAAGGCAGAGAG TGTATTGTAAAAGATTTCGCCGACCGTTGCCACGGCATAGTGCAGGAGGCAATGAAATGGGCGCCACAGTCAACACGGTCGCATTTACAAGAATATCTTAATCAG GTCCCCAACTCGACCCTGTGGCACCACTGCGGGCTGGCCCTGGCCACGGGCGCGCTGCTGGGCGCGGCGGGGCTCAACCGCATGTCGGCCCCGCtgccgcgcgccgcgctcgagAAGCGCCCGCCCTGCGTCACGCAGGACTCCGCCGCACTACTCGCTGTCGTGTCGCAGCGCAGTCGCTATGCGGGTGAA ATCTCCGGCGCGGTGAACGCGGAGggcggcggcgaggcggcgGTGTGGCGCGTGGGGGCGCGGCTGCACGCGGCGCTGCGCGACGCCTGCGTGAGCGGCAGCGAGACCTCGCACCGCGCGGCGCTGTGGCGCGCCACGGCGCTGCTGGTGCACGCGCGCCACCACtcgccgcacgccgcgcactCGCACACCGCGCCCACCGCGCGCGGCCTGCTGCACTCCGTGG CGTGGTCCCAAGTGGAGATCTTCACCGAAGACGCAGTAACCACAGCAGTGGAGTGCTGGCAGTGGTTGACGACCTCCCGCCCTGACTTGGAGATCAGGTTGACTCAGGAAATCTTCTCCGCTTGGCAATGCACTGTGGACAGAAAGATGGGGCTGTTCTCCAGGGAGAACGATGAGATTAGCCCGTTGGCTGCCCATGAAG GTGCTAAGCTAGAGCCTAGACCGCCATTCGTTGCGCCCCACGCAGTATGGGTTCGATACTTGTGCGAGGTCGCCGAGACAGCCAAGTATAACAGCCTGGAGAAGGTGGAAATGTTGGCCAGTTTGCTGCAtag GTCCCTGCCTATAACAGTAGGTGACGTACGGGACCACATTAACAGGCACGTTGAAGCTGTCGGTGTTCGATTCAG GCTGTTATCCTGCGGCCTATCCCTCCTGCAAGGCGACATCCTCCCGCGGTCTATCGCTCGCAACATCCTCCGCGAGCGAGTGTACAGCGCCTGCCTGGACTACTTCTGCCGCGGCCTGCAGTGTCCCGCTAAGGGGTCCAGTGCGTTGCGAGAGGATATCATCTCGCTCACCAAGTTCTGGCAGCTCATGCACTCCGATAAGAAGTATTTGAAGAGCAGTGATATTGGGG GTGAGTTCGAGCTGATGGGTCCGAGCAGTCAACAAAGTGTGTACACATCCAACTCGCCGACTGACAACCGTTCATCAGTCAACAGCAGCGATATAGGAAGCCGACAGACTACGGGATGGATTAATACT GTACCGATGTCAACAACCAACCTGAGCAGTGGCGCAGGCAGTATTACTGGCAAGCGATCAAACCGCAGCGTCAAACCCGCCACCAAAACACAGGACACCTTCGTTAAAGACTACGTCAGGAAAAGGAACCTCATTCTGGAACTTATG GCAGTTGAGATAGAGTTCCTGGTGACCTGGCACAACCCTCACAGCCGGCCCGAGCAGGCTGTCCCGGGGGAAGACAACATCGCCACGTGGCGCTCCAAGCCAAACACGGATCGCTCCTGGCGTGACCAGGCCAAGCTTGCCTGGGATATAAGTCCCACGCTAGCCGTGTTCCTGCCTGAGAG ATTGAAAAACGAGGGCATAGTAATGGAAATCCGTCGTAAAGTGCAAGCGCAGCCGACCGCCGTGTGTCACATACCGCAGGCACTCAAGTACCTAGTCACTACTGAGACACTGCTGAATGATGCTCATGAG CTCGTCCACATGATAACGTGGGCCCGCGTGACCCCAGTAGAGGCCCTCTCGTACTTCAGCCGGCAGTACCCGCCGCACCCGCTGTCCGCGCAGGCCGCCGTCAGCACTCTGACGTCATACCCCTCCTCCGCCGTACTGCTGTACATACCGCAGCTGGTGCAGGCCTTGAGACACGATACT ATGGGCTACGTAGCGGAACTGATAAAGTCTTTAGCGAAGAAGTCACAAGTCGTGGCTCATCAGCTGATATGGAATATGCACACAAACATGTACACAGACGAGGAAATGCATAATAGGGACC CTGCCCTCTACGACATTCTAGAAGGTCTGACTAAGAACATAGTGGACGGTCTCTCGGGCCCCGCGAAGGCATTCTACGAACGAGAGTTCGACTTTTTCAGCCAGATCACGAATATAAGCGGTATCATACGACCGTTCCCGAAGGGGGCCGAGCGGAAACGAGCGTGTTTGGATGCGCTGAAGAATGTTAAG GTGCAACCAGGTTGCTACTTACCATCAAACCCAGATTCGATGGTTCTTGATATCGACTACAAGAGCG GTACACCTATGCAGAGTGCTGCGAAGGCTCCCTACCTAGCAAGGTTCAGGGTTCGGAAGTACGGTATAGATGAGATGGAATCAGTAGCTATGGCGATCTCGGCTGGAGAGGAACCGCCCACG TGTCTACAAATATACTTTAACAAGAAGCGTCGATCAACTGATTTC GAGGAAGGTAAAGACAGGTTCACGGGCATCGCGTCCGAGGTCTGGCAGGCGGCCATCTTTAAAGTGGGCGATGACGTCAGACAGGACATGTTGGCCCTACAAGTGATCTCCCTCTTCAAGAACATCTTCCAACAAGTCGGCCTGGATCTGTACTTGTTCCCGTATAAAGTTGTTGCTACTGCGCCTGGG TGCGGTGTGATAGAGTGCGTCCCTAACGCGAAGTCACGTGACCAGCTCGGCAGACAGACCGACATCGGCATGTACGAGTACTTCATCAAGAAGTACGGAGACGAGACCAGTCGAGAGTTCCAG GCTGCTCGTCGTTGCTTCGTAACTTCAATGGCCGCGTACAGTGTGATCGGGTTCCTGCTGCAGATCAAAGACAGGCATAACGGCAACATCATGTTGGACACAGATGGACACATCGTGCACATAG ATTTCGGCTTCATGTTCGAGTCGTCCCCCGGCGGTAACCTAGGCTTCGAGCCTGACATCAAGCTGACTGACGAGATGGTGATGGTGATGGGCGGCAAGATGGAGGCGCCGCCCTTCCGCTGGTTCTGCGAGCTCTGCGTGCAAGCCTTCCTAGCTGTCAG ACCTTACCAAGAAGCAATCATATCGATGGTCTCTCTAATGCTGGACACCGGTCTCCCCTGCTTCCGAGGGCAGACCATTCGTCTCTTGCGATCCCGCTTCGCCCCGAACTCCACCGAGCAAGAGGCAGCCGCCTACATGCTCTCCGTCATCAGAAACTCCTTCCTCAACTTCAGAACGCGAACTTACGATATGATACAGTATTATCAGAACCAAATACCTTATTAG